In Marinitoga hydrogenitolerans DSM 16785, one DNA window encodes the following:
- a CDS encoding class I SAM-dependent methyltransferase, with the protein MDISDAKKILKKMGYSNSEIIKFSEQIEHFEMEAPDRDNIVKSYLNDKCVNLIVEEILNEIDDEVMLLDVAAGSGFFTEKIIKKQKKIKPYAIDITPSMLDILKNKNINSIWGIAERISDSITFFNEYYNLNYPIKYDFIMSTLAFHHFTDPRKVLKSMNDVKKKNGKIVIIDILKHEYNDILDDMKDTHSGFSIDELKELSKDIFDTINITPLNAYCVVEDKKIYLYKAIFK; encoded by the coding sequence ATGGATATATCAGATGCAAAAAAAATATTAAAAAAAATGGGTTATTCAAATTCTGAGATAATTAAATTCTCAGAACAAATTGAACATTTTGAAATGGAAGCACCTGATAGAGATAACATTGTAAAATCTTACTTAAATGACAAATGTGTTAATTTAATAGTTGAAGAAATATTAAACGAGATAGATGATGAAGTTATGTTATTAGATGTTGCTGCTGGTTCAGGTTTTTTTACCGAAAAAATTATCAAAAAACAAAAAAAGATAAAACCATATGCTATTGATATAACTCCCAGCATGTTAGATATTTTAAAAAATAAAAATATAAACTCTATTTGGGGAATTGCTGAAAGAATTTCAGATTCCATAACCTTTTTTAATGAATACTATAATCTTAATTATCCTATTAAATATGATTTTATTATGTCGACTCTTGCTTTTCATCATTTCACAGATCCCAGAAAAGTTCTTAAAAGCATGAATGATGTAAAGAAAAAAAACGGAAAAATTGTCATTATTGATATTTTAAAACATGAATATAATGATATTTTGGATGATATGAAAGACACTCACTCCGGATTTTCAATTGATGAATTAAAAGAATTAAGTAAAGATATTTTTGATACAATTAACATTACACCATTAAATGCATATTGCGTAGTTGAAGATAAAAAAATATACTTATACAAAGCTATTTTCAAATAA